A section of the Tenrec ecaudatus isolate mTenEca1 chromosome 10, mTenEca1.hap1, whole genome shotgun sequence genome encodes:
- the LOC142457807 gene encoding small ribosomal subunit protein eS27, translating into MPLAKDLLHPSPEEEKRKHKKKRLVQSPNSYFMDVKCPGCYKITTVFSHAQTVVLCVGCSTVLCQPTGGKARLTEGCSFRRKQH; encoded by the coding sequence ATGCCTCTCGCAAAGGATCTCCTTCACCCCTCTCccgaagaggagaagagaaaacacaagaagaagcGCCTGGTGCAGAGCCCCAATTCCTACTTCATGGATGTCAAATGCCCAGGCTGCTATAAAATCACCACGGTCTTCAGCCACGCACAAACAGTAGTTTTGTGTGTTGGCTGCTCCACTGTCCTCTGTCAGCCTACAGgaggaaaagcaaggctcacagaAGGATGCTCCTTCAGACGGAAGCAGCACTAA